The Cylindrospermum stagnale PCC 7417 genome segment ATGAATTGAATCTGGAACTAGCCACAGTTGAAGAAACAGATTCACTTTCTGTATTACTAGATGAGCCAGAAGATGAATTGAATCTGGAACTAGCCACAGTTGAAGAAACAGATTCACTTTCTGTATTACTAGATGAGCCAGAAGATGAATTGAATCTGGAACTAGCCACAGTTGAAGAAACAGATTCGCTTTCTCTCTTATTAGATGAGCCAGAAGATGAATTGAATCTGGAACTAGCCACAGACGAAGAGACAGATTCACTTTCTGTATTACTAGATGAGCCAGAAGATGAATTGAATCTGGAACTAGCCACAGACGAAGAGACAGATTCGCTTTCTCTCTTATTAGATGAGTCAGAAGATGAATCGAATCTGGAACTAGCAACAGATTCGCTTTCTGAATCGCTAGATGAGCCAGAAGATGAATTGAATCTAGAACTAGCAGCAGATGAGGTGACAAATTCTGTATCTATATTACTAGATGAGCTAGAAGATGAATTGAATCTAGAACTAGCAGCAGATGAGGTGACAAATTCAGACTCTGTATTACTAGATGAGCCAGAAGATGAATTGAATCTAGAACTAGCAACAGAGGAGGTGACAAATTCAGAATTTGTCTTACCAGATGTGCTAGAAAGCGGCTTAAATGCTGTGGCGGATGAGGCAGATACCACTGCCGATTTAACAGAGAAAATATCTCAGGTAGTGGCTAGTCCGGAGAAAGATGTTGCCAAAACAGCATCTAATCGAACAGAAGTAACAACTGAAGATGCAGCCTTAGCAGCAGGTGTAAGCATAGGAGCTTGGGCTACTGTTTATGGGGTTAATAACAATCTGGAACTAGAGGTACAAGGGCAAACCAATACTGAAGAATCTGCTAATTTGCTTGATGTTAATCATGCTAGCAGTAATGTTGTCCTCACACCCCGCACTCCCAAGTGGGCTTATGTTTCTTGGTATGTTTCCGAGACTCAGAAGAAAGTGCTGCGACAACAGGGCGACTGTTTATTAGCAGTGCGACTGTATGATGTTACTGATATTGACCTGAGTTATCAGAGTCCCCAGCTAATACAGCAGTATGAATGTGAAGAAGCAACACACGACCGCTATGTGGCTATTCCCGCAGGCGATCGCGACTACATGACAGAAATTGGCTATGTCACGAATGGCGATCGCTGGTTATGCATAGCTCGTTCAGCTACTGTTCGCATCTTCAGCCGTCCCCGTACAGATTTCTGGTTTGTTGCAGATACTGAATTAATTATCCACGGAGCAACAGAAATAGATGCCAAAGTGACTATTGGTGGTCATCCCATCAAACTCAAGCCAGATGGTACTTTCCACCTGCGTATCCCCTTCTCAGACAAATTAATTGACTATCTCATAACAGCATCTGCTGCTAATGGGGAACAGACTAAAACTATCCATAAGAAGTACTCTCAGGAAACTTCAGATAGTTAGAAATTGGGAGTTAGGAGTTATTAATTTTTAACTCATAACTCCTCACTTGCTTAACCTTGTGTTACTTCCATATAAATATGCTCTAATCGCACAGGCTGACGGGCAATAGAATCAATAGCTATCCCTTCAAACCGGGAAAAAATTTCCTTTAATTCCAAAGGTTCTGTCAGCCAAAAAGCCAAATCGCTACCGTAACGCCGGGGTGTAAAACCATATTTTTTTGCTCTAGCAATCGCTTGTTCCTCTTGTGCAGTCTGTATCAGGACAATTTCTTGGGCAGGAATCAAAGTGCGTAACTCAGCTAAACTCCCCTCAGCCAAAATGTGCCCGTATTTCAAAATGCCGATTCTTTGGCAAAGACGCTCTGCTTCATCTAATAAATGAGTAGTCAGTAAAATTGTAATTCCCTGTTTTTTTAGTTGCCGAATCAATTCCCAAATTTCATATTTAGCCTCAATATCTAGTCCTGTAGTCGGCTCATCCATAATTACTAACTTTGGCTGATGTACCAAAG includes the following:
- a CDS encoding ABC transporter ATP-binding protein, yielding MLKINELNKSYGQRKVLQDLTMHIDSGEIYGLLGANGAGKTTTINIICNLLQADSGDITLNYQPISEATKKLIGIAPQENLLYKTLSCEENLRFFADIYGLNRKTREKQVKETLAAVNLLDRAKSPVETLSGGMQRRLNIAVALVHQPKLVIMDEPTTGLDIEAKYEIWELIRQLKKQGITILLTTHLLDEAERLCQRIGILKYGHILAEGSLAELRTLIPAQEIVLIQTAQEEQAIARAKKYGFTPRRYGSDLAFWLTEPLELKEIFSRFEGIAIDSIARQPVRLEHIYMEVTQG